One Dreissena polymorpha isolate Duluth1 chromosome 9, UMN_Dpol_1.0, whole genome shotgun sequence genomic window carries:
- the LOC127845262 gene encoding uncharacterized protein LOC127845262, with protein sequence MSDAQSLIQNQNDGNIGDVYQSVVVDINRQHTVVDQEHFEIKKDRRPGPTCSFLPVVNTTLIVILTSMVIYVIVRLNHSGAVGIDAEVRGKLDIVKVDPGVHQASHQALTDDTLPTSKQEDIHDVFELDQNKLKNLGFVRWIRTEDSKSITPSENDSCVEISHPGLYAVFSQITFRLDKLSPDRVSHSIIVKRNETDESTTQIRLLDIPQMRVGTHWFFMPSNINVVISVKPREKVCVMVYPADMVYVSAVHNILTVVRLNALTV encoded by the exons ATGAGTGACGCACAGTCTTTAATTCAGAACCAAAACGACGGCAACATCGGCGATGTCTATCAGAGCGTTGTCGTCGATATAAATAGACAGCATACGGTAGTAGATCAAGAGCACTTTGAGATCAAGAAAGACAGAAGACCGGGACCAACGTGCTCATTCTTACCGGTTGTAAACACCACACTGATTGTTATTTTGACTTCGATGGTGATATATGTCATCGTACGTTTAAATCACAGTGGCGCAGTTGGCATTGATGCAGAGGTTCGTGGAAAGCTAGACATTGTAAAA GTTGATCCTGGTGTTCACCAGGCCTCGCACCAAGCTCTTACAG ATGATACCTTACCCACTTCAAAACAGGAAGATATACACGACGTGTTTGAGTTGGACCAAAATAAGTTGAAGA ATTTGGGATTTGTCCGGTGGATAAGGACCGAGGATTCTAAATCGATAACCCCCAGTGAAAATGACTCTTGCGTTGAAATTTCACATCCGGGTCTGTATGCCGTATTTTCCCAAATAACGTTCAGGCTCGATAAATTATCGCCGGATCGCGTTAGTCACAGCATTATAGTCAAACGTAATGAGACTGATGAATCGACGACCCAGATACGTTTGCTGGACATACCCCAGATGAGAGTTGGCACCCATTGGTTTTTTATGCCTAGTAATATTAATGTGGTTATAAGTGTCAAACCGAGGGAAAAAGTGTGTGTAATGGTATACCCAGCTGATATGGTCTATGTATCTGCTGTCCATAATATTCTCACGGTTGTAAGACTTAACGCACTAACAGtttaa
- the LOC127846647 gene encoding uncharacterized protein LOC127846647, whose translation MNIVMTFEMDTRSRFTGFACTIMVLLQCSLSYGNTSCPQCNDATQQTFLNGQIQTKNLYNISLPSNPSCAANTQPASPCRPGVVLCERITVTVSSSEKNRTTNATHETKISYTAHKCSANTSISLSPQCQPIDGNVTLLAPLMDGQTDMMMYNAILQSMTNTTVSGKVCYNTSLVGNFNSTGQAIVPLGHVILFMSPLWVASTLW comes from the exons ATGAACATTGTGATGACGTTTGAAATGGATACGAGATCCCGATTCACTGGTTTTGCCTGCACGATTATGGTGTTGTTGCAGTGCAGTTTAAGTTACGGCAATACAT CATGTCCCCAGTGTAACGATGCGACACAGCAAACGTTCCTGAACGGTCAGATACAGACTAAGAACCTGTACAATATCAGCCTTCCATCCAACCCGTCCTGTGCGGCCAACACTCAACCCGCGTCCCCATGCCGTCCAGGCGTTGTGTTGTGCGAGCGGATAACGGTCACAGTCTCATCGTCTGAGAAAAATAGGACAACAAACG CAACGCACGAGACGAAAATAAGCTATACCGCACACAAATGCTCGGCAAACACGAGCATAAGCCTGTCCCCCCAGTGTCAGCCAATAGATGGGAATGTAACCCTTCTTGCCCCTCTGATGGATGGACAAACGGACATGATGATGTATAATGCAATTCTTCAAAGCATGACAAACACGACTGTTTCCGGCAAAGTTTGCTACAACACGTCTTTGGTCGGAAACTTCAACAGTACCGGACAAGCGATTGTACCATTAGGTCACGTAATTCTCTTCATGTCTCCGCTTTGGGTAGCCTCAACCCTTTGGTAA